In Diabrotica undecimpunctata isolate CICGRU chromosome 4, icDiaUnde3, whole genome shotgun sequence, a single genomic region encodes these proteins:
- the LOC140438746 gene encoding uncharacterized protein — protein MDSQSFPFVPSANALLTSKCLKVSEKSVRKYKDGPNTTLTLKKSRKRKLTTDLNHSVKNQIRLEIYRMYEEKLPLTISSLLKVLRDKFIYEGGKTSLFLILKEIGFKYKIDRPQKHFMEVPHVVQMRHNFLRIYHENDQRGVYKKPLIFIDETWIFSSGSVRRSWQDGTNKGIRKRSGDGVRYIVLHAGSEHGFINGASLIFKSGSKTGDYHGEMDADIFEGWLEKDLLPRLEEPSMIIFDNASYHSRQVNKWPTQSWKKEELEGWLRSKGILFPLHTSKTNLLNIIKALPRSPKHYAVDEIINKAGHEVLRLPPYHCHFNAIEMVWSQTKRFYDQHILGNKNVLEVWATAINNVTREQWKNYVRHTHKIIIESYEKEKVVLSTKVQPLVIDIDEETSSDEDKENFGD, from the exons atggatAGTCAAAGTTTTCCATTTGTTCCATCAGCTAATGCGTTg TTAACATCCAAATGTCTGAAGGTCTCAGAAAAAAGTGTGCGGAAATACAAAGATGGTCCTAATACAACCCTCACGTTAAAGAAAAGTCGCAAAAGAAAATTAACGACTGACTTAAATCATAGTGTCAAAAATCAAATTCGCTTAGAAATTTATCGCATGTATGAAGAAA aGTTGCCTCTTACAATATCTAGTCTGCTGAAGGTTTTAAGAGACAAATTTATTTATGAGGGAGGAAAAACAAGCCTCTTTCTGATCTTGAAAGAAATAGGATTCAAATACAAAATAGACAGGCCACAAAAACATTTCATGGAAGTTCCTCACGTAGTACAGATGAGGCATAATTTTTTAAGGATTTACCATGAAAATGACCAAAGGGGAGTTTACAAAAAGCCCTTAATTTttatagacgaaacatggatattttcttcTGGATCCGTTAGAAGATCTTGGCAGGATGGGACAAATAAAGGAATAAGAAAAAGAAGCGGTGATGGTGTGag GTACATAGTTTTACATGCAGGCTCAGAGCATGGGTTTATAAACGGAGCAAGTTTAATTTTTAAATCGGGCTCCAAAACGGGAGACTATCATGGAGAAATGGATGCTGATATTTTCGAGGGTTGGTTGGAGAAAGATCTTCTACCAAGATTGGAGGAACCATCAATGATCATCTTTGATAATGCTAGTTATCACAGTCGGCAAGTAAATAAATGGCCAACCCAATCTtggaaaaaagaagaattggaaGGATGGCTTAGAAGTAAAGGCATTCTATTTCCACTGCATACTTCTAagacaaatttattaaatattattaaagctCTTCCCAGATCTCCAAAACATTATGCTGTAGATGAGATAATTAACAAAGCTGGTCATGAAGTACTTCGTTTGCCTCCCTATCACTGTCACTTTAATGCTATTGAAATGGTGTGGAGTCAAACGAAACGGTTTTATGATCAGCACATATTggggaataaaaatgttttagaagTTTGGGCAACAGCTATCAATAATGTAACTAGGGAGCAGTGGAAAAATTATGTTCGCCATACccataaaataattatagagagTTACGAAAAAGAAAAGGTTGTTTTATCAACCAAAGTGCAGCCTTTGGTAATAGATATAGACGAGGAAACATCATCTGACGAAGATAAGGAAAATTTTGGGGATTAG
- the LOC140438747 gene encoding uncharacterized protein, whose amino-acid sequence MAATAAPHIPRRLFITDSALQLQFLIDTRADLSVLPCKICTATQPSTICLYSATGSCIQTYGQKQLTLNLGLGQLVTFVVADVTTSILGADFLSYHDISVDMKNKRLVSPSMPSSIICVSRSVRVPEVGLSTAHPYDRPTVAIPEDTERVQHYIDTRSTPVFSKPRRLPPDRLQAARAEFNELMRAGIIRPSKSS is encoded by the coding sequence ATGGCGGCAACCGCAGCCCCTCATATACCACGCCGCCTCTTCATTACCGATAGTGCTCTCCAACTTCAGTTTCTTATTGATACAAGGGCAGACCTAAGTGTGCTTCCATGTAAAATCTGCACTGCGACTCAGCCCAGCACTATATGCCTGTATTCTGCCACCGGATCGTGCATCCAAACATATGGTCAGAAACAGCTCACACTAAACCTTGGTCTAGGCCAACTTGTAACATTTGTAGTCGCAGATGTCACCACATCCATACTAGGAGCCGATTTTCTGTCGTACCATGACATTAGTGTAGACATGAAAAACAAACGACTAGTAAGTCCAAGTATGCCAAGCAGTATTATCTGTGTGTCTCGTAGTGTTAGGGTGCCAGAAGTAGGCTTATCCACTGCCCATCCTTATGATCGTCCAACTGTTGCTATACCAGAGGATACTGAAAGAGTCCAGCACTATATTGATACTCGAAGTACACCAGTTTTCTCTAAACCACGAAGACTTCCACCAGACCGTCTTCAAGCTGCACGAGCAGAATTCAACGAGCTGATGCGGGCAGGCATTATCCGACCATCAAAGTCATCTTGA